The Hyphococcus flavus genome contains a region encoding:
- the secE gene encoding preprotein translocase subunit SecE: protein MAKKGKSSGSNQVVEGKAAEVKKKKKTSPFEFIQQVRNEAAKVTWTTRNETIVSTIMVLIMVAIMGLFFFAVDQGLRFAVCNVLPIECVAR from the coding sequence ATGGCGAAAAAAGGCAAATCTAGTGGCTCAAACCAAGTAGTTGAAGGCAAAGCTGCTGAAGTTAAAAAGAAAAAGAAAACTAGCCCGTTTGAATTTATTCAGCAGGTTCGAAACGAGGCGGCGAAAGTCACGTGGACTACGAGGAACGAAACTATCGTCTCGACAATCATGGTCCTGATCATGGTGGCGATTATGGGGTTGTTTTTCTTTGCTGTTGATCAAGGCTTGCGTTTCGCTGTCTGCAATGTTCTCCCCATTGAATGTGTTGCACGTTAA
- a CDS encoding TatD family hydrolase, producing MLVDSHVNLHSEKYSDDIAEVIKRARDAGVRTLLTISDQLSSTEAIKEIADADPDIWRSVGVHPHHAKDYSELSSEKLIGLASDSKVIGIGECGLDFYYEYSERYVQADVFKAHIAAARETQLPLIIHTRDADKETQTLIEQEHREGAFTPLLHCYTGGQALANAVLELGGYISFSGIITFKNADDVRAIAKTTPLDRVIIETDCPYLAPAPMRGRRNEPAYVVNVAEKLAELKELPIEDIQKVTSDNFFRLFSRAKDPREQ from the coding sequence ATGCTGGTAGATAGCCATGTTAATCTGCACTCTGAGAAATATTCAGACGACATTGCAGAGGTCATAAAACGAGCACGCGATGCTGGCGTCAGGACGCTACTCACTATTTCCGACCAGCTCTCGTCGACTGAGGCCATAAAGGAAATCGCTGATGCTGATCCTGACATCTGGCGGAGCGTTGGCGTTCATCCGCATCATGCCAAGGACTACTCTGAATTGAGTTCCGAGAAACTCATTGGCTTGGCTTCGGACAGTAAAGTCATCGGTATTGGCGAGTGCGGCCTGGATTTCTACTACGAATATTCAGAACGCTACGTGCAGGCGGATGTCTTTAAAGCGCACATTGCAGCCGCGCGCGAAACACAATTGCCGCTTATTATTCACACGCGTGACGCTGATAAAGAAACTCAGACGCTTATTGAACAAGAACATAGGGAAGGGGCCTTTACCCCTCTCCTCCATTGCTACACAGGCGGACAGGCGCTGGCGAATGCCGTGCTTGAGCTTGGCGGGTATATTTCTTTCTCAGGCATTATTACCTTCAAAAATGCTGACGATGTGCGCGCGATCGCCAAGACGACGCCACTTGATCGCGTCATTATCGAAACCGATTGTCCTTATTTGGCGCCTGCGCCAATGCGTGGACGCAGAAATGAACCAGCATATGTAGTCAATGTAGCGGAAAAGCTCGCTGAATTGAAAGAGTTGCCGATCGAAGACATACAAAAAGTCACGAGCGACAATTTTTTTAGACTCTTTTCTCGAGCAAAGGATCCGAGAGAGCAGTAA
- the lpxA gene encoding acyl-ACP--UDP-N-acetylglucosamine O-acyltransferase, which translates to MTVHPTAVVEDGADIGDAYIGPFCFVGSQAKLHNGVKLNSHVIVEGETEIGENTLVHPFAVLGGAPQHLQYNGEQTSLVIGSNNIIREHVTINCGTQSGGGVTRVGSNTFIMTGSHIAHDCHVGDHVIFANNATLGGHVKVGDYAFLGGLCAIHQFTRIGDYAFIGGCAAVAADVIPFASAMGNHATLVGLNVVGLKRRNFSRHAISELRSMYKLLFSSNHTFKERLEIVRSAFSSDEVMKVIKFIDETQARAVMAPDRTLKTP; encoded by the coding sequence ATGACCGTACATCCTACAGCAGTTGTTGAAGACGGCGCGGATATTGGCGACGCATATATTGGGCCCTTTTGTTTTGTCGGGTCTCAAGCAAAATTGCATAATGGCGTAAAGCTAAACAGTCATGTCATAGTCGAGGGCGAGACAGAAATTGGGGAGAATACGTTAGTCCACCCTTTCGCCGTGCTCGGAGGGGCACCGCAACATTTGCAATATAACGGTGAGCAGACAAGCTTGGTCATTGGATCCAACAACATCATTCGCGAACATGTAACGATCAACTGTGGCACGCAATCGGGCGGGGGCGTAACCCGTGTTGGGTCAAATACTTTTATTATGACTGGCTCTCACATTGCACACGATTGCCATGTAGGAGATCACGTAATATTTGCTAATAATGCAACATTAGGCGGCCATGTAAAGGTAGGCGATTACGCCTTTCTGGGCGGTTTATGTGCAATTCATCAATTTACGCGGATTGGCGATTATGCATTTATTGGCGGGTGCGCCGCCGTTGCTGCTGACGTGATTCCGTTTGCTTCAGCAATGGGAAATCATGCAACCCTTGTTGGGCTGAATGTTGTCGGTCTAAAGCGTAGAAATTTTTCACGTCATGCTATTAGTGAATTGCGCTCTATGTATAAACTCTTGTTTTCAAGTAATCATACGTTCAAGGAACGTCTTGAAATTGTTCGGTCGGCGTTTTCTTCGGATGAAGTCATGAAGGTTATAAAATTTATTGACGAAACGCAGGCTAGAGCCGTTATGGCTCCAGATCGCACACTGAAAACACCATGA
- the lpxB gene encoding lipid-A-disaccharide synthase yields the protein MKLLISAVEPSGDSLGANLIRALRRREPNLQIIGCGGPKLAAHGLKSIFDTAQLSVIGPLSVLKAIPAASRAADLLLQSACDEQPDLAVFIDSWMFSKLTAQRMQKAAPAIKRIKYVAPQVWASRPGRAQKLANLFDGLLCLFEFETSYFEPLGIPVQAVGHSEFQHARSNKGNAARFRKNYGDHDGPLIAVLPGSRKSELRQHIEPFGKILGMIKQHQPRLSVVLPAAQSVTELIPKLIHDWPAPVRIIQSADKYDAFAAADVALAVSGTVTTELAIHGTPMVICYKLDPIAGIWVDLFVTTPYASLINITAQEMVIPEFVQRRFSVPDVTESLLNLLQSDDARRFQKHRFPALIDSLAGDGQPAEDVAANTIIDWVKRKSIENS from the coding sequence ATGAAGTTGTTAATAAGCGCAGTCGAACCCTCTGGCGACTCGTTAGGCGCAAATCTAATAAGAGCCTTACGAAGAAGAGAGCCGAATTTACAAATTATTGGTTGTGGTGGCCCTAAACTCGCCGCTCATGGACTAAAAAGCATATTTGATACTGCTCAGCTTTCAGTTATTGGCCCGCTTAGCGTATTAAAAGCTATACCGGCCGCAAGCAGAGCCGCAGATTTGCTCTTACAATCCGCTTGTGATGAACAACCAGACTTAGCTGTTTTTATTGATAGCTGGATGTTTTCAAAATTAACTGCGCAGCGCATGCAGAAAGCGGCGCCTGCAATCAAGAGAATAAAATATGTCGCACCCCAAGTCTGGGCCTCTAGACCTGGGCGCGCTCAGAAGCTGGCAAATTTATTTGACGGTCTTCTATGCTTATTTGAGTTTGAAACGTCTTACTTCGAACCACTCGGTATACCAGTCCAAGCGGTAGGGCATTCTGAATTTCAACATGCCCGTTCAAATAAGGGAAATGCTGCTCGTTTCAGAAAAAACTATGGCGATCATGATGGACCATTAATTGCCGTACTCCCAGGGAGTAGGAAGAGTGAGTTGAGGCAGCATATAGAGCCGTTCGGTAAAATTCTTGGCATGATAAAACAACATCAGCCCAGGCTCAGCGTGGTCTTGCCAGCAGCACAATCTGTAACGGAACTTATCCCAAAACTAATTCACGATTGGCCGGCGCCTGTCCGAATTATTCAAAGCGCAGATAAATATGATGCCTTTGCTGCTGCTGATGTTGCTTTGGCTGTTTCCGGAACCGTCACGACTGAGCTGGCGATCCATGGTACGCCGATGGTCATTTGCTACAAATTAGATCCTATCGCTGGGATATGGGTCGATCTCTTTGTCACCACACCGTATGCATCGTTAATCAATATAACAGCTCAGGAAATGGTGATCCCCGAATTTGTACAACGCCGGTTTTCGGTTCCTGATGTCACTGAATCGTTGCTGAATTTATTACAATCAGATGATGCGCGCCGCTTCCAAAAACACCGCTTCCCCGCTTTGATAGACAGCCTGGCTGGAGACGGTCAGCCCGCCGAGGACGTGGCAGCGAACACTATAATCGACTGGGTAAAGCGAAAATCAATCGAAAACAGTTGA
- a CDS encoding helix-turn-helix domain-containing protein yields MELRYFLPRADLRQFVRAYYYFSTETPSIQPLCAELGNIRVLLNGGGVLSTPNGENHKISQAFLIGPTLGAYTMAADAGTRVFGVGIRPQGWGMLIGMEADEAADQVIDLSAFAGGRAATHIEAIRCARDFDTMATAADRFFSNLLAMRRRELNSYPQALEKWLMDPNEPGLDALVTAMDVSRRQTDRLAKKFFGASPKFLQRKYRALRAADRVRSGAENWMDAAGQGFYDQSHFIKEFRSFIGVTPKQFITNQAELISEIQMRRRQKQPDFFLGSL; encoded by the coding sequence ATGGAACTTCGGTATTTTCTTCCTCGAGCGGATTTAAGACAGTTTGTTCGAGCTTACTATTATTTTTCGACTGAGACGCCGTCGATACAACCTCTTTGTGCTGAGCTTGGCAATATCCGCGTACTACTTAATGGCGGAGGTGTGTTGAGCACGCCAAATGGCGAGAACCACAAAATTTCTCAAGCGTTTTTGATTGGTCCCACCCTTGGCGCCTACACTATGGCTGCTGATGCGGGAACGCGCGTTTTCGGTGTTGGCATCCGGCCGCAGGGCTGGGGTATGCTTATCGGCATGGAGGCTGATGAAGCGGCGGACCAAGTCATAGATCTTTCAGCATTTGCGGGCGGCCGGGCTGCGACCCACATCGAAGCTATTCGCTGTGCGCGTGATTTTGATACTATGGCTACCGCAGCAGATAGGTTTTTTTCTAATTTATTGGCCATGCGACGAAGAGAGCTAAACAGCTACCCTCAGGCACTGGAAAAATGGTTGATGGATCCCAATGAACCTGGTCTGGATGCATTAGTGACTGCGATGGATGTATCCAGGAGGCAAACGGATAGATTGGCAAAGAAGTTTTTTGGCGCCTCGCCAAAATTCCTGCAACGAAAATATCGAGCCTTAAGAGCTGCGGATCGCGTGCGAAGTGGCGCTGAAAATTGGATGGATGCCGCAGGACAAGGTTTTTATGACCAGTCACATTTCATCAAAGAATTTAGGTCCTTTATTGGAGTGACGCCTAAGCAATTCATTACCAACCAGGCCGAACTGATTTCTGAAATTCAAATGCGCCGACGTCAAAAACAGCCTGATTTTTTCTTGGGCAGCCTTTAA
- a CDS encoding MBL fold metallo-hydrolase: MSSDLRITVLGCGSSGGVPRFGGKEGAGEWGACDPEEPKNRRTRCSILVQKEHPEFGFQHDKVTSVLVDTSPDMRAQLLAARCSRLDAVLFTHDHADQSHGIDDLRVFALHMRKRIPVYIDCETSGVLLDRFKYCFEQAPGSPYPAILDYKAMPECGEEFTVSGPSGEIPVIPFLQYHGSVNSLGFRFGDAAYSSDVVGLPQDSFDILSGVNIWVVDALQYEPHGTHAHLDLTLEWIERVRPRYAMLTNLHIHMDYQTLKSFLPNGVEPAYDGLIIKAQTQ; this comes from the coding sequence ATGTCGAGTGATTTGCGTATCACGGTACTTGGTTGTGGATCCTCTGGCGGCGTGCCCCGTTTCGGTGGCAAGGAAGGTGCAGGCGAGTGGGGGGCATGCGACCCTGAGGAGCCAAAAAATCGGCGGACACGCTGTTCCATCCTTGTGCAGAAAGAACATCCTGAATTCGGTTTTCAACATGATAAAGTCACCAGTGTTTTAGTTGATACATCACCTGATATGCGTGCGCAGTTGCTGGCGGCGAGGTGTTCACGTCTCGATGCCGTTCTGTTCACGCATGATCATGCAGACCAGTCTCATGGTATTGATGATTTGCGTGTTTTCGCCTTGCATATGCGTAAACGCATTCCGGTTTACATTGATTGTGAAACATCTGGCGTTCTTTTGGATCGATTTAAGTACTGTTTTGAGCAAGCGCCAGGAAGCCCGTATCCAGCAATACTAGATTATAAAGCGATGCCGGAATGCGGTGAAGAATTTACGGTGTCGGGGCCAAGTGGCGAGATTCCGGTCATACCATTTTTGCAGTATCACGGGTCTGTAAATTCCCTTGGCTTTCGATTTGGTGACGCGGCATATTCAAGCGACGTTGTTGGCTTGCCGCAGGATAGTTTTGATATTCTTTCAGGTGTGAATATATGGGTCGTCGATGCGCTTCAATACGAACCACACGGAACCCATGCGCATCTGGATCTTACACTTGAATGGATCGAAAGGGTTCGTCCCAGATACGCAATGCTTACCAATTTACACATCCACATGGACTATCAGACACTGAAAAGTTTTCTACCAAATGGCGTGGAACCTGCCTATGACGGCCTGATTATTAAGGCGCAAACGCAATAA
- a CDS encoding DNA polymerase III subunit delta': protein MDHNLTLPNERSNQIGLTNIEKDIRQKISNRTLSHGWIICGPEGIGRATLAFRIARALLAPEALTDEHSLNMDASERAFRLIAAKAHPDLFVAERLWDEKKSRYQSEITVETVRELNAFLNRTASGKARVAIIDTADDMNRNAANALLKVLEEPPSHTLILLLSASPGRLLPTIRSRCRKIGIPRMSDEEIRNFLNAEGIDAETAATVTPFAKGRPGYALSLAESDGFDAIKLSRQFLTAAREGQDLSKVIAGVSGKSGEGRWPVFCNMVLSALSNAAREIAADNEGVGTFKNVPAEALLMTWEKLTLLVERGDTLNLDRAQVVHAMAYDLRSTLQNKVA from the coding sequence ATGGATCATAATCTCACATTGCCGAATGAAAGATCCAATCAAATTGGCCTGACCAATATCGAGAAGGATATCCGTCAAAAAATTTCGAATAGAACTTTATCCCATGGCTGGATTATTTGCGGCCCTGAAGGTATCGGCAGAGCAACTCTTGCATTTCGAATCGCAAGAGCGCTGCTTGCTCCGGAAGCTCTGACAGATGAACACAGTCTGAACATGGATGCGAGCGAGAGGGCCTTTCGGCTTATCGCAGCAAAGGCGCACCCAGACCTCTTTGTTGCTGAGCGGCTTTGGGATGAGAAGAAAAGCCGATACCAGAGCGAAATTACTGTGGAAACCGTGCGCGAGCTAAATGCATTCCTGAACAGAACAGCATCGGGTAAAGCGCGTGTCGCAATTATAGATACTGCTGATGACATGAACAGAAATGCGGCAAACGCATTACTCAAAGTGCTTGAGGAACCACCGTCACACACTTTGATATTGCTCCTGTCTGCATCGCCCGGGCGGTTGCTTCCGACCATCCGCTCCCGCTGCAGGAAAATAGGCATACCGCGAATGTCTGACGAAGAAATCCGGAATTTCCTAAATGCGGAAGGAATAGACGCAGAAACAGCGGCCACCGTCACGCCTTTTGCAAAAGGGCGTCCGGGTTATGCCCTTAGCCTGGCAGAGAGCGATGGTTTTGACGCCATCAAACTTAGCCGGCAGTTTCTGACTGCCGCCCGGGAGGGACAGGATTTGTCAAAAGTCATTGCTGGCGTTTCCGGAAAATCAGGTGAGGGGCGCTGGCCTGTTTTCTGTAATATGGTGCTGTCGGCATTGTCCAATGCAGCAAGGGAAATTGCTGCAGACAATGAAGGCGTGGGAACGTTTAAAAACGTACCGGCTGAAGCTCTTCTAATGACTTGGGAGAAGCTAACTTTACTGGTCGAACGCGGCGATACGCTCAACCTCGACCGCGCGCAAGTTGTGCATGCTATGGCGTATGATTTGCGATCAACGTTACAAAACAAGGTTGCGTAA
- the nusG gene encoding transcription termination/antitermination protein NusG, with protein MAGNWYIVHAYSNFEKKVADAILLAAKEKGLSNFIEELFVPTEEVTEVRRGRKVNTERRFFPGYVLVKMVMNDDTYHLIKDTPKVTGFLGSGNKPMPVPQKEVDRIRGVIEEGETRPRSTITFDIGESVRVTDGPFASFSGVVEEVDEISERVKVSVSIFGRATPVELEFTQVEKSS; from the coding sequence ATGGCCGGCAATTGGTACATCGTTCACGCGTACTCTAACTTTGAAAAAAAGGTAGCCGACGCAATTCTTCTTGCAGCCAAGGAAAAAGGTCTCTCGAATTTTATCGAGGAGCTTTTCGTCCCAACTGAAGAAGTAACAGAGGTGCGGAGAGGCCGAAAGGTCAATACGGAAAGACGGTTCTTCCCTGGTTACGTGCTCGTGAAAATGGTTATGAATGACGATACTTACCATTTAATCAAAGACACGCCCAAAGTGACCGGTTTTCTTGGTTCGGGTAACAAGCCAATGCCTGTTCCACAAAAAGAAGTGGACCGTATCCGAGGCGTTATAGAAGAAGGCGAAACACGCCCCCGTTCCACTATCACTTTCGATATCGGAGAAAGTGTTCGAGTTACGGACGGTCCTTTTGCTTCATTCTCCGGCGTAGTAGAAGAAGTTGATGAAATCTCAGAACGCGTGAAGGTTTCAGTATCAATTTTTGGCCGTGCAACACCAGTGGAACTGGAATTTACACAGGTAGAAAAATCCAGTTAA
- the tmk gene encoding dTMP kinase has protein sequence MATKQKPNGVFISFEGGDGSGKTTQLKLLADAMRGLGHEVVTTREPGGSEGAEEIRKLILEGDADRWSPMTEALLMYASRRDHLERTIKPALERGAIVITDRFADSTMAFQGIAGELGEEQILILHKLVVDKNDPDLTLIFDLPIEEGLQRSSERGGEQRFESKGKGFQENARQAFLKIAKTCPDRCAVIDARGDVADVAIRVMETVKQRLPSLF, from the coding sequence ATGGCGACAAAACAAAAGCCAAATGGCGTTTTTATAAGCTTTGAAGGCGGCGACGGCTCCGGCAAAACAACCCAACTAAAACTCTTGGCTGATGCAATGCGCGGTCTTGGTCATGAAGTCGTCACAACTCGAGAGCCGGGCGGTTCCGAGGGAGCAGAAGAAATCAGAAAGCTGATTTTAGAGGGCGACGCCGACAGATGGTCGCCCATGACAGAAGCTTTGTTGATGTATGCGTCGCGCCGAGACCATCTGGAGCGCACCATCAAACCAGCTCTTGAACGCGGTGCGATTGTGATAACGGATCGTTTTGCAGACTCAACAATGGCGTTTCAGGGAATTGCAGGCGAATTGGGGGAAGAACAGATTCTAATTTTGCACAAACTCGTTGTTGACAAAAACGACCCTGATTTAACGTTGATTTTTGATTTGCCTATCGAAGAAGGATTGCAACGTTCAAGCGAACGTGGCGGCGAACAACGGTTTGAATCTAAAGGAAAAGGCTTTCAGGAAAATGCGCGGCAAGCATTTTTGAAGATTGCAAAAACCTGTCCAGATCGTTGCGCTGTCATCGACGCACGCGGTGATGTAGCTGATGTGGCGATCCGCGTTATGGAAACTGTAAAACAGCGTTTGCCCAGCTTGTTTTAG
- a CDS encoding leucyl aminopeptidase, translating into MKAVLYSILVFFVTSSAWAQREVTFTDTVKPEGALIIAMRDNNPPQFLDALIGNDELLRLQRAIEASNFEGNAGQIATIYNGAIDFGEIHLIGLGDDLMKKRDWEDFGGYAGKTARTSKSDTVFVITDSDDIASILSAGFGAAIGQYSFDSYKSDTSPVSGTIAFVTQNSSTAIATYEDRYRHLAESVRWARDMQSEPGNILYPEEFVRRARELIDRAPNVSIDVLNVRNMEQLGMGAILGVGQGSTRPPQIMIIRYSGGRPDEAPLVYAGKGITFDTGGISLKPKAGMWPMKADMTGAAVVVGAISSIAKSREPVNVVAIAALAENMPDGGAQRPGDVVRTMSGKTVEIMSTDAEGRLVLSDAVWYAQERYNPELLVDVATLTGSVGGALSDEYGGLFTRDDKIADKLINAGELSGEDLWRLPLHPNHDKQIVSVIADLKNADTGAPGASTGAAFIGSFITAETPWAHLDIAGVDWRTDPLPTVPAGASGFGVRLLDQLARDMAVN; encoded by the coding sequence ATGAAGGCTGTGTTGTACTCTATTCTAGTTTTTTTTGTCACTTCGTCTGCATGGGCGCAGCGTGAAGTCACATTCACGGATACGGTGAAGCCTGAAGGTGCGCTAATCATCGCGATGCGTGATAACAACCCGCCGCAGTTTTTGGATGCGCTAATTGGCAATGATGAGTTACTGCGGCTTCAACGAGCTATAGAAGCATCAAATTTTGAAGGGAATGCCGGACAGATCGCCACTATCTATAACGGGGCAATTGATTTTGGAGAAATCCATTTGATAGGCCTAGGCGACGATCTAATGAAAAAACGCGATTGGGAAGATTTTGGTGGTTATGCCGGCAAGACCGCTAGAACAAGTAAGTCGGATACGGTTTTTGTTATTACCGATAGCGACGACATCGCCAGCATACTTAGTGCGGGCTTTGGAGCCGCTATCGGCCAGTACAGTTTTGATTCATACAAAAGCGACACATCTCCAGTATCTGGAACTATAGCATTCGTTACTCAAAACTCTAGCACCGCAATCGCCACTTACGAAGATAGATATCGACATCTTGCTGAATCGGTGCGCTGGGCGCGTGATATGCAATCAGAACCAGGAAACATTCTGTATCCTGAAGAGTTCGTCCGGCGAGCACGTGAATTGATTGACCGTGCGCCAAATGTTTCTATTGACGTACTCAATGTTCGGAACATGGAACAGCTAGGAATGGGCGCGATTTTGGGGGTTGGGCAGGGTAGTACAAGACCTCCGCAAATTATGATCATCCGTTATAGTGGCGGACGTCCAGACGAGGCGCCTTTGGTATATGCCGGCAAAGGGATAACTTTTGATACTGGCGGCATATCACTTAAGCCAAAAGCCGGAATGTGGCCAATGAAAGCCGACATGACTGGTGCGGCTGTTGTCGTCGGTGCGATTAGTTCCATTGCAAAATCAAGAGAACCTGTGAACGTCGTCGCAATCGCCGCATTAGCGGAAAACATGCCTGATGGAGGCGCGCAACGGCCCGGAGATGTTGTTAGGACTATGTCTGGCAAGACGGTTGAAATCATGTCGACAGACGCTGAGGGCCGTCTCGTCCTTTCTGATGCTGTCTGGTATGCGCAGGAACGTTACAATCCAGAGCTACTGGTGGATGTAGCGACGCTAACAGGCTCTGTTGGAGGCGCATTGAGTGATGAATATGGTGGCTTATTTACGCGGGATGATAAAATAGCAGACAAGCTAATTAATGCTGGAGAACTATCTGGCGAAGATTTATGGCGACTTCCGTTACACCCAAACCACGACAAACAGATTGTATCGGTTATTGCAGACCTAAAAAATGCTGATACAGGCGCGCCAGGCGCAAGCACAGGGGCTGCATTCATAGGTTCGTTTATAACGGCTGAAACGCCTTGGGCGCATCTAGACATCGCTGGTGTCGATTGGCGAACGGATCCTCTTCCTACCGTTCCTGCTGGCGCCTCAGGATTTGGCGTCAGATTACTTGATCAGCTCGCGAGGGACATGGCTGTAAACTGA
- a CDS encoding LpxI family protein produces the protein MTSWTKLAIVSGDGRLPFYIARSCKDSGRPFHVIRLTNDANKGLLQYNGDQCSVGEVGKFFKILERENCDTVVFAGILRRPDFSALNTDLRGLSLLPKITAAAVKGDGHILNTIIKIVEAEGFQIIGAEEAINEFVVKPGAYGKVLPNKTNLKDIKKASELIAALDPYDVGQGAVVANGLVVAIEAAEGTDAMLERCATFPRSITKDGILVKRSKPSQDLRIDLPTIGAQTVCLAAKAGLAGVAVEESKALFLDQSEAIAIADQAGVFVYGCFLSEFDA, from the coding sequence ATGACCTCATGGACTAAGCTGGCTATTGTTTCTGGTGACGGTCGTCTACCTTTTTATATAGCCAGGAGTTGTAAGGATAGCGGTCGCCCATTTCATGTGATTAGACTCACAAATGATGCAAATAAGGGTTTATTGCAGTATAACGGCGATCAATGTTCTGTTGGCGAGGTTGGAAAGTTTTTTAAAATCCTCGAAAGAGAAAACTGCGATACAGTCGTTTTCGCTGGCATTCTTCGCAGACCGGACTTTTCTGCACTTAATACTGACTTGCGTGGTCTCTCTTTGCTTCCGAAGATTACAGCCGCTGCGGTAAAAGGCGACGGCCATATCTTGAATACTATAATTAAAATAGTTGAAGCGGAAGGATTTCAAATTATAGGCGCGGAAGAGGCGATTAATGAATTTGTAGTGAAACCCGGCGCTTATGGGAAGGTGCTACCTAATAAGACGAATCTAAAAGACATTAAAAAAGCTTCGGAGTTGATAGCAGCGCTGGACCCATATGATGTCGGGCAGGGTGCTGTTGTAGCTAATGGCCTTGTAGTCGCCATTGAAGCGGCTGAAGGAACAGATGCAATGCTTGAACGTTGCGCGACTTTCCCAAGGAGTATCACCAAGGACGGCATTTTGGTTAAACGGTCTAAACCAAGCCAGGACTTACGGATCGACTTGCCGACGATCGGCGCCCAAACGGTCTGCCTTGCAGCTAAAGCAGGACTTGCTGGTGTTGCGGTAGAAGAAAGTAAAGCATTGTTCCTCGATCAGAGTGAAGCCATCGCAATAGCTGATCAAGCTGGCGTTTTTGTTTATGGTTGTTTCCTATCTGAGTTCGACGCTTGA
- a CDS encoding glycosyltransferase, with the protein MGLSVCIFARNEEKHLARCIIALEAAGLNYDDQVHILVNGCTDATAQIAATLACADKRIEVHHLPVGDKANAWNEYVHRISTTEINTHIFLDGDIRPSTASLSELDRCFYLNRNAYGVAALPITGRSRRSWSKRLLCEQYISGNLYALSAAAILRFRSGGIYMPIGAKGEDGLLTYILLTDFKGGADDSFLHNIEICVNSTFEFDSLTFNIDDCKTYIKRLTRYSERHFQKTILYEKLKREGLAALPENIYDIYTPAAIATARPRLHPLDVIFDLNTIRLLRRRQSKKRRIYSRA; encoded by the coding sequence ATGGGCCTTTCGGTCTGTATATTCGCGCGAAATGAGGAAAAACACCTCGCCCGCTGTATCATTGCATTGGAAGCGGCGGGGCTGAATTATGACGACCAAGTACACATATTGGTCAACGGCTGCACAGATGCAACGGCTCAAATTGCGGCCACCTTGGCATGCGCTGACAAGCGGATTGAGGTTCACCACCTGCCTGTTGGAGATAAAGCCAATGCCTGGAACGAATATGTTCACCGTATCTCAACTACTGAAATAAACACCCACATATTTCTTGACGGTGATATTCGCCCGAGTACCGCGTCGCTATCAGAACTCGATCGTTGCTTTTACTTGAATCGAAATGCCTATGGTGTCGCAGCTTTACCTATCACAGGCCGTAGCCGAAGAAGTTGGTCAAAGCGACTCTTATGTGAGCAGTATATTAGCGGAAATCTCTACGCTTTATCGGCAGCAGCTATTTTACGGTTTCGTTCAGGGGGTATCTATATGCCGATTGGCGCCAAAGGCGAAGATGGGTTACTGACCTATATTCTTCTTACAGATTTCAAAGGTGGCGCTGACGACAGTTTTCTTCATAATATCGAGATATGCGTCAACTCGACTTTCGAGTTCGACTCTCTGACGTTTAACATTGACGATTGCAAAACTTATATAAAACGCCTCACACGATATTCAGAACGTCATTTTCAGAAAACAATATTATACGAAAAGCTAAAGCGCGAAGGTTTAGCAGCGCTGCCGGAGAATATTTATGATATCTACACGCCTGCTGCGATAGCGACTGCGCGCCCTCGCCTTCACCCTCTCGACGTAATTTTTGACCTTAATACAATACGCCTATTGCGGCGGCGTCAGAGTAAGAAGCGGCGTATATATAGTCGTGCTTAA